Genomic DNA from Chlorocebus sabaeus isolate Y175 chromosome 6, mChlSab1.0.hap1, whole genome shotgun sequence:
ccggctagttttttgtatttttttagtagagatggggtttcaccgtgttagccaggatggtctcgatctcctgacctcatgatctgcccgtctcagcctcccaaagtgctgggattacaggcttgagccaccacgcccggcccaaaatctacatttttaacagacagacagacaaaccaGCAGACCGAGGGGATGAACAGTTAGGAGGCATTGTCTCCTCAACCCCAGCCCATCCTGACAGCCTCAAActccacctccccaccctcccctgctCCAGCCTCTGCCGCCCTGATCCAAGCAGCCAGTCCCTGGAGCCCCTTCTCACCAGATGCCTGGGAGGAGCTCCTGGAGTCCTGGTCACAGTTCTTATCTGGCGTTGGGGAGAACACCTCTGGGAAGACAGCATTCCTCCGCTCCTCTGCCACCTCTCGCTCCCGGCGCAGGacactctccctctccctttccagcAGGTCAGATGACTGGGACTTCTGCAGCCTCAAGGCCGGGGCCCCGGccacctcccagccccagccacgGGGAACTTGGGCCTGCTGGGGCTCGTCTGGGGCCCTGAACTGCAGAGGACGCAGGCGGAAGTACTCCCATCTCACAACACCCCTGTTGGCTTGCAGGGATCCCCGAGGAGGCTTCGATGGCTCTTGCTTTGTGCTCAGGGGTTTTCCGGAGGATTCTGAGAGGTGCCTCGGGGACGTCGTGGCCTTTGGTGAAGTCGTAGCCTTGGCCTCCACTGTGGAGAAGCTGCTGGGCTTGCCGAATGCTCCGAAGGCTGAGAATTCTAGCTGGGGGGTCCCGGGGCTCAGGTATGGCTGGTAGGCATCAGGTGGGATACGGTTTACCTTCCTCACTTCTGGAGCTGGGTCAGCCGCACGGGCATCTGGGGCCGGACCGAGGATGGAGTCCGAGCTGAGGGCTCTCCGGAGTCCGGGCTGGGGATTCTCCAAGACCCCGTCGGGTGTGGACGCCCGGCCCACCTGCAGGCCCTCCCGCCGGTGGTCTTCCTCGCGCTGTGTCTCCTGTACCATGTCCCGCTGCACATAGAGGGATGGGCGCCCTCTCTCCCGCCGTGGGGTTGTGATCAGGCTCACCTTGGTCAGCAGTGGCCTGGCTGGGATTTCCACCAGCTCCTGGTGGTCGGTTCCCCGCCGAAGCCCCCGCTGCTTTCGCAGGTCTGCCTCACGCTCCTGAGCCAGTCGGATCTCCCGCTCGATGGGCGTCTCCTTGGGGGTCTCCGGGGACTCCACTGGGGCCAGGGAGCCAGGGTCATCCACAACTTGGACACTGGCCCAGGTGGGCACGGCACGCACCTTGTTCTCTTCCCTGACCACCCCCTTCACCTGGGGCCTGATGGGGACTACGTGCCCGTTGGCCAGGTGGGGCTTGTCGAAGGCCTTGGGGGCCTGGCTGACCCCTGGGGATGTGCCTGCGGGGGCCCCCCTGGCCGGGGAGCTATGAGGGACCTCCTTGTTCGCCTGCTCCAGACTCAGGAACTGCTGTCTCGCTGCCAGGAAGTCAATCTGCTCCCTGTCAACTGCGTTCTCCTCCAGGGGCGTGGACCGAGGTGGGCCGGGGGTCCTGGGGTCTCCGTGGTCAGGGGCGCCCTGGAGTGTGGCCACGGTGCCACTCTTCCTGACTGCCTGGCCCTGGATGACGGCCCAGCGCTCCCGCTCCAGGTCGCATGGCCTCCTGGGGACGGTGTCCCCAGCATCCAGGTGGTACATCTTCATCTCCTCGTCCTCCTCGTCCTCCGGGTGGAGGGTCCGTGTTGAACGTCCCTGGTGGGCATCCCTGGCGCCCAGGCGGTAAACCTTCGAACCCTCATCCTCCCCGTCCTCCGAGTGGAGTCCCCATGGGGACGGCTGGCCAGGGTAGGCATGCACGCTGTAGGACACCCCCCCGCCTCCCCACGCCCTGCTGGGCCTTGTGGTCAGTGGACCATGTCTGCGGCTCATCCTGGCCCCAGCCGCTGGCCTCAGGGCCCGTGCACACCAGATGGTATGTGTAGCTGGTGTCTCCATCCAGCACCAGGCCAGTGGCACGGTGTGTCTGCGGGATGCCCAGGATGGGGTATCTGGTCACACGGTCCATCTTCTCCAGGGTCTTGGCCTCTACCTTCCTCCCGTGGGCTGGAGACCTCTGGGCTcactgagggaggagaaggaaatcATGGCCATCAAGTCAGAGCACCTGGGGAGAGGAACAGTTTCCAGTCCCCCAAAGGGCAAAGTGTCCATCAAATGGCCTTTGTGATTGGTTCAGGGGTGGGTGACACAGTCCAGCCAGTCGCAGCCGCCCATTCTCTAACCTCTGTGATTGGCTCAGGTATGAGGAAGtaacccagcctggccaatcagAGCATCCCACCTTCTGACCTCTGTGATTGGTTCAAGGATGGATAAATGACTCCTCCTGACCAATCAGAGCAGCCCACCCTCTGGCTTCTGTGATTGGTTCCAAGATGGGTAAGTTACCTGGTCCAGCCAGTGAGCGCATTTCACCCTCTGGCCTCTGTAATTGGTTCAGAGATGAGCATGTGACCCAGTCTAGCCAATGACATGAGACCCTGGGACTTTACACTTAATGCGGAAGATGGGAACCTCTTCCCGCTGGTCTTGTTAGGCTGATGGGATGAGACCGTGAATTGCTGGGGGGCAGAAGTGCCCCCCAACGGGTACAGCTTGCTTGAGAGCAAGCCCAACACCAACAAAGCATCCTGAAAACTTTTAAGCTCCCTGATTCCGACCGTACCTGAATCTCTGAACGCCCCTGTTACTACCCCAACAACTCACGTTATATGTATCTAACATTTGCAGCCCAATAAAATCAGGGTGCCCTGCCCACCTTATCTCCCAGAGACACACCCTTGCCATGTGGAGTCCAGCTCAGccttgagttttttgtttttgtttttgttttttgagaaagagtctcgctctgtcacccaggctggagtgcagtggtgccatcccggctcactgcaacctctaccttctgggttcaagtgattctcctgcctcagcctcccaagtagctgggactaaaggtgcacacccccacacccagataatttttgtgtttttagtagagatggggtttcgccatgttgaccaggctggtcttgaactcctgaccttgtgatccgcctgcctcggcctcctttttttttttttttttttttttgagacggagtcttgctttgtcgcccagggtggagtgcagtggccggatctcagctcactgcaagctccgcctcccgggtttacgccattctcctgcctcagcctcccaagtagctgggactacaggcgcccgccacctcgcccggctagttttttgtattttttggtagagacggggtttcaccgagttagccaggatggtctcgatctcctgacctcgtgatccgcccgtctcagcctcccaaagtgctgggattacaggcttgagccaccgcgcccggctcactcggcctcctaaagtgttgggattacaggcgtgagccaccgcacccagacttttacaatttttatttattattttatttagagaccgagttttgctcttgttgccaggctggagtgcagtggcgcaatctcagctcactgcaaactccacctcccgggttcaagtgagtctcatacctcagcctcccgagtagctaggattacaggcgtccgccaccatgcttggctaattttttttttttttggatttttagtagagatggggtttggtcatgctggccaggctggtctcgaacacccaacctcaggtgatccacccgcctcggcctcccaaagtgctgggattacagacatgagccaccacatctggccatttttattttttgagactgagtttcgctcttgttgcccaggctggagtgcagtggcgcgatcttggctcactgcaacctccacctcctgggttcaagcaattttcctgcctcagcctcccaagtagctgggattacaggcatgcgccaccatgcccagataattttgtatttttagtagagacggggtttctcgatgttggtcagcctggtctcgaactcccgacctcaggtgatccacccacctcagccttccaaaatgctgggattacaggcgtgagccactgtgccggactgatttttatttttatttatttatttttgaggtgatgtctcactctgtcacccaggctggagtacagtggcacgatttcaactcactgcaacctttgcctcccaggttcaaacaattctcctacctcagcctcctggggagctgggattacaggtgcctgccaccacacccagctaatttttgtattttgagtagagatgaggtctcaccatgttgaccaggctggtcttgaactgctgacctcaggtgatccaccctccttggcctcccaaagtgctgggattacaggtgtgaactatggtgcctggcctgatttttatttatttatttatttatttatttatttattaattattagttttaaagacagggtctccctctgttgcataggctggagtgcagtggcacaatgtcggcttactgcaacctctgcttcccaggttcaagcaattctcgtgcctcagcctcctgagtagctgggattacaggcgcccacctccatgcctcgctaattttttgtatttttagtagagacagggtttcaccatgttggccaggctggtctcgaactcctgacctcaggtgatctgcccgcctcagcctcccagagtgctgggatgacaggcgtgagccaccgcgcctggcctcagccTTAATCTTCGAAGCCTCCCTG
This window encodes:
- the MISP gene encoding LOW QUALITY PROTEIN: mitotic interactor and substrate of PLK1 (The sequence of the model RefSeq protein was modified relative to this genomic sequence to represent the inferred CDS: deleted 1 base in 1 codon); translation: MDRVTRYPILGIPQTHRATGLVLDGDTSYTYHLVCTGPEASGWGQDEPQTWSTDHKAQQGVGRRGVSYSVHAYPGQPSPWGLHSEDGEDEGSKVYRLGARDAHQGRSTRTLHPEDEEDEEMKMYHLDAGDTVPRRPCDLERERWAVIQGQAVRKSGTVATLQGAPDHGDPRTPGPPRSTPLEENAVDREQIDFLAARQQFLSLEQANKEVPHSSPARGAPAGTSPGVSQAPKAFDKPHLANGHVVPIRPQVKGVVREENKVRAVPTWASVQVVDDPGSLAPVESPETPKETPIEREIRLAQEREADLRKQRGLRRGTDHQELVEIPARPLLTKVSLITTPRRERGRPSLYVQRDMVQETQREEDHRREGLQVGRASTPDGVLENPQPGLRRALSSDSILGPAPDARAADPAPEVRKVNRIPPDAYQPYLSPGTPQLEFSAFGAFGKPSSFSTVEAKATTSPKATTSPRHLSESSGKPLSTKQEPSKPPRGSLQANRGVVRWEYFRLRPLQFRAPDEPQQAQVPRGWGWEVAGAPALRLQKSQSSDLLERERESVLRREREVAEERRNAVFPEVFSPTPDKNCDQDSRSSSQASGITGSYSVSESPFFSPIHLRSSLAWTAEDSVDGASPGQRKKEQWYAGIDPSDGINSEVLEAIRVTRHKNAMAERWESRIYASEEED